A genomic segment from Gracilinanus agilis isolate LMUSP501 chromosome 1, AgileGrace, whole genome shotgun sequence encodes:
- the LOC123230955 gene encoding serine protease 27-like: protein MRQLQALALFFLLLQFGTKEAESTRVCGQPQMLNRMVGGEDAQEKEWPWQVSIQRNGSHFCGGSLITDQWVMTAAHCFSNTSETSLYKVLLGARKLVNPGPHAIYARVKRVESNPQYQGMASSADVALVQLEAPVTFTDYILPVCIPDPQVKFEEGMNCSVTGWGSPSEQDNLPSPRILQKLAVPIIDTRKCNLLYSKDSEHGVLPKTIQDDMLCAGYAEGKKDACKGDSGGPLVCHIGHSWLQAGVISWGEGCARRNRPGVYIRVTSHHAWIHRIIPELQFKTGFNRKRGPRGQQTSTPSFAPCLAAHTLLLSLIVLLTF, encoded by the exons TTTGTGGCCAGCCACAAATGCTGAATCGAATGGTAGGAGGTGAGGATGCTCAAGAGAAGGAATGGCCCTGGCAAGTCAGTATCCAGAGGAATGGGAGTCACTTCTGTGGAGGAAGCCTTATAACGGACCAGTGGGTCATGACAGCAGCTCATTGCTTCTCTAA TACCTCAGAAACTTCCCTGTACAAGGTCCTTCTAGGGGCCCGGAAGCTGGTGAATCCTGGGCCTCATGCCATATATGCTCGAGTAAAAAGGGTGGAAAGCAACCCCCAGTATCAGGGCATGGCTTCCAGTGCTGACGTGGCCCTGGTCCAGCTGGAAGCTCCAGTAACCTTCACTGACTACATCCTGCCTGTGTGCATTCCTGACCCTCAGGTCAAATTTGAGGAGGGGATGAACTGTTCGGTCACAGGCTGGGGCAGTCCCAGTGAGCAAG ATAACCTGCCTAGTCCCCGAATTCTACAGAAGTTGGCCGTGCCCATCATTGATACACGGAAGTGCAACCTCCTCTACAGTAAGGACTCAGAGCATGGGGTGCTACCCAAAACCATCCAAGATGACATGTTGTGTGCTGGTTACGCAGAGGGGAAGAAAGATGCTTGCAAG GGAGACTCTGGGGGACCCTTGGTTTGCCACATTGGTCATTCATGGCTCCAGGCTGGAGTGATCAGCTGGGGAGAAGGATGTGCCCGCCGTAACCGCCCAGGAGTCTACATCCGAGTCACTTCCCACCATGCTTGGATCCACAGGATTATCCCAGAACTGcagttcaaaactggcttcaacAGGAAGAGAGGGCCCCGGGGCCAACAGACTTCCACTCCAAGCTTTGCTCCTTGCCTGGCTGCCCACACCTTGCTACTCAGTCTCATTGTTCTGCTCACCTTTTGA